The following proteins come from a genomic window of Planctomycetota bacterium:
- a CDS encoding radical SAM protein, with the protein MKIGLIAMSGIRACDPELLELGLTLPGFVERSKAIASLPSLGLLTLAGMTPAEHEVRYMEVADLNDADALPMDFDLVAISSFSAQILEGYKLGQRYAARGVPVVTGGLHVTSVPGEPAEYGLSAMLGEGEIAWGDILEDAKHGKLEDVYEARGVEFDLGASPMPAYELLDMSRYNRITVQTSRGCPWKCSFCASSILLTQRYKQKPIERVLAEVDAIGARWRRPYIEFADDNAFVNRRYWSHLLPELADRHVRWFTETDITIADADDAFIDALREAGCRQVLIGMESPIAAGLDGLELRRNFKSDKWRIYKQAIARLQSMGILVNACFVLGLDGQPSEVFDAIYEFVADAKPFDVQITYQTPFPGTPLYAQLKREGRLTHDGQWNRCTLFDINYEPRPMSAGELRAGFFDLAQRLYNDDFSRWRREHWRDVEPMPSLPRVDVA; encoded by the coding sequence ATGAAAATCGGCCTCATCGCCATGAGCGGCATCCGCGCGTGCGATCCGGAACTGTTGGAGCTGGGCCTGACGCTGCCGGGCTTCGTCGAGCGCAGCAAGGCGATCGCGTCGCTGCCGTCGCTGGGGCTTTTGACGCTTGCGGGCATGACGCCGGCGGAACATGAAGTGCGGTACATGGAAGTCGCGGATCTCAACGACGCCGACGCACTTCCGATGGATTTTGATCTGGTGGCGATCAGCAGCTTCAGCGCGCAGATTCTCGAAGGGTACAAGCTGGGGCAGCGATACGCGGCGAGGGGCGTACCCGTCGTGACGGGCGGATTGCATGTGACGAGCGTGCCCGGCGAACCGGCGGAGTACGGTCTGTCGGCGATGCTCGGGGAGGGCGAGATCGCATGGGGCGATATTCTCGAAGACGCGAAGCATGGTAAGCTGGAGGACGTCTACGAAGCGCGGGGGGTCGAGTTTGATCTCGGGGCGTCGCCGATGCCGGCGTACGAACTGCTCGACATGAGCCGATACAACCGCATCACGGTGCAGACGAGCCGGGGATGTCCGTGGAAGTGTTCGTTCTGCGCCAGCTCGATTCTGCTGACGCAGCGTTACAAGCAAAAGCCCATCGAGCGCGTGTTGGCGGAGGTCGATGCGATCGGCGCACGATGGAGGCGGCCGTACATCGAATTCGCGGACGACAACGCCTTCGTGAATCGGCGGTACTGGTCGCATCTGCTGCCGGAGCTGGCGGATCGTCACGTGCGCTGGTTCACAGAAACGGACATCACGATCGCCGACGCGGACGACGCATTCATCGACGCGCTGCGCGAGGCGGGTTGTCGGCAGGTGCTCATCGGCATGGAAAGCCCCATCGCCGCGGGGCTCGACGGGCTGGAGCTGCGCCGCAACTTCAAGAGCGACAAGTGGCGCATCTACAAACAGGCGATCGCCCGGCTCCAGTCGATGGGCATTCTCGTCAACGCCTGCTTCGTGCTCGGCCTCGACGGGCAACCCTCGGAAGTTTTCGATGCGATTTACGAATTCGTGGCGGACGCCAAGCCGTTCGATGTGCAGATCACGTATCAGACGCCCTTCCCCGGCACGCCGCTGTACGCGCAGCTCAAGCGGGAAGGTCGACTCACGCACGACGGGCAATGGAACCGCTGCACGCTCTTTGACATCAACTACGAACCGCGCCCCATGTCGGCGGGCGAGCTGCGGGCGGGCTTCTTCGATCTGGCCCAGCGGCTTTACAACGACGATTTTTCGCGCTGGCGGCGGGAGCACTGGCGCGATGTGGAACCGATGCCGAGTCTGCCGCGCGTTGACGTGGCTTAA
- a CDS encoding DUF2339 domain-containing protein, translated as MEGFFVLLGLLLLAVPFVALGLAVAARNHAERLEEQNKALHKRLMRLEQSLMQPGHAAPPAPMETKREAAAATPEPPAAPSKSPVIETPAPPAEVIELTPVPEAPMKERSEVEKLVATLSAAEAAAPVTIKPLTETVVKKTEGGAAVRPPAKEKDTPRVGWEEKLGAKLPVWIGAIALALAGIFMVRLMVQHGMLTPIVRVWLTVGFGAALIGIGEFVRRNLSQIAQGLTAAGVAVLYASLVSAVNLHHLMEPTTGFALMASVTALAVALSLRHGPFVAVLGLVGGFVMPAILGAHHVSTLHLFSYLLLLEIGLTLLTRGRGWWWLTLLTMIGGFGWAVFWINFWFNADDASMVALFVMASVASFVIASFNCTKLYGEMPVFIVMPYLSVIAGLGLIGQLVHASSFTPSEWSYLMLLGAGCIVLGRARDEYLAMPWLSAATGTALLILWANDGGAHDGLLFKKVVLAHGLLYGIGAYAAMIRTHRPAVWAYMSIVSAMTFTFTAYLADDPDFSLTALPWWSVFALLAGLYTLGAIPVGVVRERCEGDTWDSPMGGLIIGISAMAATALAIRYEQRPLTIALAIEVFIVAAVMYRLKLPELKRVVTVLAGVVAVRLLINPMIVDYPLSEHVIFNGLWILYGLPLLSFIGASKLMRRFGDEPRATGLEAGAIAFGFALVSLLIRHGFDPHMTHHAIDLIEFSTYTTSWLALGIALLIASARWKQPAVRIGARVVLVLGVLVLVIGAGLFRNPLSSPAPIGEGVLINVLWYVYGMPAILLGLTAWVFAKQKDEPASHISLFGSIALLVVTAGMLIHHGYHPADMTERGASLYEYATYGLAWGVMGLGLMTIGGRVKHELVERFGDGLALMSVVAVIVGGAFAANPLHVDANIGNMPVFNGLLYIFALPALIAGTIAYRWKQRGYLMPARAMALGALVLIFALVSLQVRQSFWGAHLILRGQAPTMGEWYAYSAAWLAYAAVLLTVGVLGNLQMIRYASLAVMLVSVVKVFIFDTRHLSDLWRVLSFLGLGVSLLLLAWVYQRFVFRSGARTRETDEQSHESDGLDEPSVP; from the coding sequence ATGGAAGGTTTCTTCGTCTTACTGGGGCTGCTCCTTCTGGCGGTGCCGTTCGTGGCGCTGGGGTTGGCGGTGGCGGCACGGAATCATGCGGAGCGACTCGAGGAGCAGAACAAAGCGCTGCACAAGCGGCTTATGCGGCTCGAGCAGTCGCTGATGCAGCCGGGTCATGCAGCTCCGCCTGCACCCATGGAGACGAAGCGGGAGGCGGCGGCGGCGACGCCCGAGCCGCCGGCTGCGCCGTCCAAATCGCCGGTGATCGAGACGCCCGCGCCGCCGGCGGAGGTCATCGAACTGACGCCGGTGCCGGAAGCGCCGATGAAGGAGCGAAGCGAGGTAGAGAAGCTGGTGGCGACGTTGAGCGCGGCGGAGGCGGCGGCGCCGGTGACGATCAAGCCGTTGACGGAGACGGTGGTGAAAAAGACGGAAGGCGGGGCCGCGGTCCGGCCACCCGCGAAAGAGAAGGACACGCCGCGCGTCGGTTGGGAAGAGAAGCTGGGGGCGAAATTGCCGGTGTGGATCGGGGCGATCGCGCTGGCGCTGGCGGGGATTTTCATGGTGCGATTGATGGTACAGCACGGGATGCTCACGCCGATCGTGCGCGTCTGGCTCACCGTCGGTTTCGGTGCGGCACTGATCGGCATCGGCGAGTTCGTGCGGCGGAATCTGTCGCAGATCGCGCAGGGTTTGACGGCGGCGGGTGTGGCGGTGTTGTATGCATCGCTGGTGTCGGCGGTGAATCTGCATCATCTGATGGAGCCGACGACGGGCTTTGCGCTGATGGCGAGCGTGACGGCGTTGGCGGTGGCGCTGAGTCTGCGGCACGGACCGTTCGTCGCGGTGCTCGGACTCGTCGGCGGGTTCGTCATGCCCGCCATTCTCGGCGCCCATCATGTCTCGACGCTTCATCTGTTCAGCTACCTGCTGCTATTGGAAATCGGACTGACGCTGCTGACGCGCGGGCGGGGTTGGTGGTGGCTGACGCTCTTGACGATGATCGGCGGGTTCGGATGGGCGGTGTTCTGGATCAACTTCTGGTTCAACGCCGACGACGCGAGCATGGTGGCGTTGTTCGTGATGGCGTCAGTGGCGTCATTCGTCATCGCCTCGTTCAACTGCACGAAACTGTATGGCGAGATGCCGGTGTTCATCGTGATGCCGTACCTGTCGGTCATCGCGGGGCTCGGACTGATCGGACAGCTTGTGCATGCATCGAGCTTCACGCCCAGCGAATGGTCATATCTGATGCTGCTGGGCGCGGGATGCATCGTGCTGGGCCGGGCGCGGGACGAGTATCTGGCGATGCCGTGGCTTTCGGCGGCGACGGGGACGGCGCTGCTGATCCTTTGGGCGAATGACGGCGGGGCGCACGACGGGCTGCTCTTCAAGAAAGTCGTCCTCGCACACGGGCTGCTCTACGGCATCGGCGCGTACGCGGCGATGATCCGCACTCATCGGCCGGCGGTGTGGGCGTACATGAGCATCGTCAGCGCGATGACGTTTACGTTCACCGCCTATCTGGCGGACGATCCGGACTTTTCGCTGACCGCCCTGCCGTGGTGGAGCGTCTTCGCCCTCCTCGCCGGTCTCTACACGCTCGGCGCGATCCCCGTCGGCGTCGTGCGCGAGCGCTGCGAAGGCGACACATGGGACAGCCCGATGGGCGGATTGATCATCGGCATCAGCGCGATGGCCGCCACGGCCCTGGCCATCCGTTACGAACAGCGCCCGCTCACCATCGCGCTGGCGATCGAAGTCTTCATCGTCGCGGCGGTGATGTACCGGCTCAAGCTGCCGGAACTCAAGCGCGTCGTGACTGTGCTCGCAGGTGTGGTGGCGGTCCGGCTGCTGATCAATCCGATGATCGTCGACTACCCGCTCAGCGAGCACGTCATCTTCAACGGACTTTGGATCCTGTACGGTCTGCCGCTGCTGTCGTTCATCGGGGCGTCCAAGCTGATGCGGCGCTTCGGCGATGAACCCCGCGCGACGGGCCTCGAAGCCGGGGCGATCGCGTTCGGCTTCGCATTGGTGTCGCTGTTGATCCGTCACGGTTTCGATCCACATATGACGCATCACGCCATCGACCTGATCGAGTTCAGCACGTATACGACAAGCTGGCTGGCGCTGGGGATCGCGCTGTTGATCGCTTCGGCGCGGTGGAAACAACCGGCGGTGCGGATCGGGGCGCGCGTGGTGCTCGTGCTGGGCGTGCTGGTGCTTGTGATCGGGGCGGGGCTGTTCCGCAATCCGCTCAGCTCGCCGGCGCCGATCGGCGAAGGCGTGTTGATCAATGTGCTCTGGTATGTCTATGGCATGCCGGCGATCCTACTGGGCCTGACGGCCTGGGTGTTCGCGAAACAGAAGGACGAGCCGGCGAGCCACATTTCGCTCTTCGGATCGATCGCCCTGCTGGTCGTCACCGCCGGCATGCTCATCCATCACGGCTATCACCCCGCCGACATGACCGAACGCGGCGCGAGTCTCTACGAGTACGCGACGTACGGATTGGCATGGGGCGTGATGGGCCTGGGCCTGATGACGATCGGCGGGCGCGTCAAGCACGAACTGGTCGAACGCTTCGGCGACGGACTGGCGCTGATGTCGGTCGTCGCGGTGATCGTCGGCGGGGCCTTCGCCGCCAATCCGCTGCATGTCGATGCGAACATCGGCAATATGCCGGTGTTCAATGGCCTTTTGTACATCTTCGCCCTGCCCGCGCTGATCGCAGGCACGATCGCATACCGGTGGAAGCAGCGCGGGTATCTGATGCCGGCGCGGGCGATGGCGCTGGGCGCGCTGGTGCTGATCTTCGCGCTGGTGTCGCTCCAGGTGCGGCAGTCCTTCTGGGGAGCGCACCTGATTCTGCGCGGGCAGGCGCCGACGATGGGCGAGTGGTACGCGTATTCGGCGGCGTGGCTGGCGTATGCGGCGGTGCTGCTGACGGTGGGCGTGCTGGGGAATCTGCAGATGATACGATATGCGTCGCTGGCGGTGATGCTCGTGTCGGTGGTGAAGGTGTTCATCTTCGACACGCGCCATCTGTCGGACCTGTGGCGCGTGCTCTCGTTCCTGGGTTTGGGCGTGAGTCTGCTGCTCTTGGCTTGGGTGTATCAGCGGTTCGTGTTCCGCAGCGGCGCACGAACGCGCGAAACGGATGAACAGTCTCATGAATCAGACGGCCTCGACGAACCTTCGGTCCCCTGA
- a CDS encoding MFS transporter, giving the protein MRGLLVAQFFGAFNDNAWKYIILTLAMRPIVAEHGSSGNDFLEASQWQTSLALLVFTLPMMIFSLPAGVLADRISKRTVIVSMKILELILMIAATAVILLVPGNMIAAMVVLAMMGLQSAIFSPAKYGILPEILPHSKLSIGNGLLEMWTMLAIIAGTGLGPLMLAFDRDGTLPQYTFLAPAVLVVLAVVGLSATRAIPPVRSMGSPRSMSQTTRAAFSAMFADRVLMLAVVGSVLYWSILSLMGQNLYVYARQITLAMAHAEIYSGLPPALFGVGIGVGAVLAGRLSAAKVEVGLIPLGAVIFSIMGLLLGLIEPRLPGTLGLMLVMGLGAGFMVVPIHALIQWRSPADRRGAVIAVTNVVTLAGVIAGSLGASGLAETGLDSGGLLLVSAGIVIACTLWALWLLPDALLRVLLVLLTHTFYRLKVINRQHAPEEGGALLVPNHVTFLDGLFILASLDRPVRFIVDATYYNKWWARPFMQALGAIPITTSGGPRAVMRALRLAGQYLDEGHLVCIFAEGQLTRTGTLMPFRRGMERIVKGRDVPIIPMHLDRIWGSIFSYIGGRFVTKLPQQLPYPVTVSFGEPLPSSTPVQEVRQVIQRLGTDAWQHRRADRRPLQRTFIRMARHRPFGPAFAEATRPRVSRIKALAGAIALARAMRTHWANQKRVGLLLPPSIAAATANLAAALAGRTSVNLNYTAGPAAMTSAAQQAELTTVLTSRAFIEKAKLTIPKGVHPLFIEDLVTKISNSRRIGCLLLAWFARVKTIERLCGADKPVTLDDEATIIFSSGSTGDPKGVVLTHFNIDSNVEAVAQIFPSRHGDHMLGILPLFHSFGYMTMWLAINHDMAIVFHPNPLDADTVGRLVEKHRITVLIATPTFLQLYLRRVSPHAFGSLRVVLTGAEKLPARVSEAFEETFGIRPIEGYGATECSPVITASTLDVRYEGVFQAGSRRGSVGLPLPGVSVKLVDPESLAPLPADGQTPGMLLVRGPNIMKGYLNRPDLTEKVMRDGWYVTGDMARIDDDGFVFITDRLSRFSKIGGEMVPHGKVEDALHDAANLTMQTFAVTAIPDAKKGERLAVLHTYDPAKIPELVEKLVAAGLPNLFIPRADQFLKVDALPLLGTGKLDLRELKRRAAEAFPPAGA; this is encoded by the coding sequence CTGCGCGGTCTGCTCGTCGCGCAGTTCTTCGGAGCGTTCAATGACAACGCATGGAAGTACATCATCCTCACCCTCGCCATGCGCCCGATCGTCGCCGAGCACGGGTCCAGCGGCAATGATTTCCTCGAGGCCTCACAGTGGCAGACCTCGCTCGCCCTATTGGTCTTCACGCTTCCGATGATGATCTTCAGTCTCCCCGCCGGCGTCCTGGCCGACCGCATCAGCAAACGCACCGTGATCGTGTCCATGAAGATTCTCGAGCTCATCCTGATGATCGCCGCCACGGCCGTGATCCTGCTCGTGCCGGGGAACATGATCGCGGCGATGGTCGTGCTGGCGATGATGGGCCTTCAGTCGGCGATCTTCAGCCCGGCGAAATACGGGATTTTGCCGGAGATTCTCCCCCATTCCAAACTGTCGATCGGCAACGGGCTGCTGGAGATGTGGACCATGCTCGCCATCATCGCCGGCACGGGACTCGGGCCGCTGATGCTCGCTTTCGATCGCGACGGCACGCTGCCGCAGTACACGTTTCTCGCTCCCGCCGTGCTCGTCGTGCTCGCCGTCGTCGGGCTTTCGGCGACGCGCGCGATCCCGCCGGTGCGTTCGATGGGCTCGCCGCGCAGCATGAGTCAGACGACGCGCGCCGCTTTCTCCGCCATGTTCGCCGATCGCGTGCTCATGCTCGCCGTCGTCGGCTCCGTGCTCTACTGGTCGATTCTGAGTCTGATGGGGCAGAACCTCTATGTGTACGCGCGCCAGATCACGCTGGCGATGGCGCACGCAGAGATCTACTCGGGGTTGCCGCCGGCGCTCTTCGGCGTCGGTATCGGCGTCGGCGCGGTTCTGGCCGGGCGGCTCTCGGCGGCGAAGGTCGAAGTCGGACTGATCCCGCTGGGCGCGGTCATCTTTTCGATCATGGGCCTGCTGCTGGGGCTCATCGAGCCGCGGCTGCCCGGCACGCTGGGGCTGATGCTGGTCATGGGACTCGGCGCGGGTTTCATGGTCGTCCCGATTCACGCCCTCATTCAATGGCGCAGCCCCGCCGATCGACGCGGAGCCGTCATCGCCGTCACCAACGTCGTCACGCTCGCCGGCGTCATCGCCGGTTCGCTCGGCGCCAGCGGACTCGCCGAAACCGGCCTCGACTCCGGCGGGCTCCTGCTCGTCAGCGCCGGCATCGTCATCGCCTGCACGCTCTGGGCATTGTGGCTCCTCCCCGATGCGCTCCTCCGCGTCCTCCTCGTCCTGCTCACGCACACCTTCTACCGCCTCAAGGTCATCAATCGACAGCACGCCCCCGAAGAAGGCGGCGCCCTGCTCGTGCCCAATCACGTGACGTTTCTCGACGGCCTGTTCATCCTCGCGAGTCTCGATCGCCCCGTGCGATTCATCGTCGACGCGACGTACTACAACAAGTGGTGGGCCCGACCGTTCATGCAGGCGCTGGGCGCGATTCCGATCACGACGAGCGGCGGACCCCGCGCGGTGATGCGCGCCTTGCGGCTCGCCGGGCAGTACCTCGATGAAGGCCATCTCGTGTGCATCTTCGCCGAGGGCCAGCTCACGCGCACCGGCACGCTGATGCCTTTCCGCCGCGGCATGGAGCGCATCGTCAAGGGCCGCGACGTGCCGATCATTCCGATGCACCTGGACCGCATCTGGGGCAGCATCTTCAGCTACATCGGCGGGCGTTTCGTCACGAAACTCCCGCAGCAGTTGCCCTATCCCGTGACCGTCTCATTCGGCGAGCCGCTGCCGTCCAGTACGCCCGTGCAGGAAGTGCGGCAGGTCATTCAGCGCCTCGGCACCGATGCCTGGCAGCATCGCCGCGCCGATCGCCGCCCGCTGCAACGCACGTTCATCCGCATGGCGCGTCATCGCCCCTTCGGCCCCGCTTTCGCCGAAGCGACCCGCCCGCGCGTGTCTCGCATCAAAGCCCTCGCCGGCGCGATCGCGCTTGCCCGCGCGATGCGGACCCACTGGGCCAATCAAAAACGCGTCGGACTCCTGCTCCCGCCCAGCATCGCCGCCGCCACCGCCAACCTCGCCGCCGCCCTCGCCGGCCGAACCAGCGTCAACCTCAACTACACCGCCGGCCCCGCCGCCATGACCAGCGCCGCCCAACAAGCCGAACTCACCACCGTCCTCACCAGCCGCGCGTTCATCGAAAAGGCCAAACTGACCATCCCCAAGGGCGTGCATCCGCTTTTCATCGAAGACCTCGTCACGAAAATCAGTAATTCGCGCCGCATCGGGTGTCTCCTGCTCGCTTGGTTCGCCCGCGTCAAAACGATCGAGCGCCTCTGCGGCGCGGACAAGCCCGTGACGCTCGATGACGAAGCGACGATCATCTTCTCCAGCGGATCGACCGGCGATCCCAAGGGCGTCGTCCTCACGCATTTCAACATCGACTCGAACGTCGAAGCCGTCGCGCAGATCTTCCCGTCCCGGCACGGCGACCACATGCTCGGCATCCTCCCGCTCTTTCACTCGTTCGGCTACATGACGATGTGGCTGGCGATCAATCATGACATGGCGATCGTCTTCCATCCCAATCCCCTCGACGCCGATACGGTGGGACGACTTGTCGAGAAGCATCGCATCACGGTGCTGATCGCCACGCCGACGTTTTTGCAGCTCTATCTCCGGCGCGTTTCGCCGCACGCGTTCGGGTCGCTGCGTGTCGTGCTCACCGGCGCGGAGAAGTTGCCTGCCCGCGTGAGCGAGGCATTCGAAGAGACGTTCGGCATTCGTCCCATCGAGGGCTACGGCGCGACCGAGTGTTCGCCCGTCATCACCGCCAGCACGCTCGATGTCCGTTACGAGGGCGTGTTTCAGGCCGGTTCGCGCCGCGGGAGCGTCGGCCTGCCGCTGCCGGGCGTGTCCGTCAAGCTGGTCGATCCCGAGTCGCTGGCCCCGCTGCCCGCCGATGGCCAGACGCCGGGCATGCTCCTGGTGCGCGGGCCCAACATCATGAAGGGCTATCTCAACCGTCCCGACCTGACCGAGAAAGTCATGCGCGACGGCTGGTACGTCACCGGCGACATGGCCCGCATCGATGACGACGGGTTCGTCTTCATCACCGACCGCCTCTCGCGCTTCAGCAAGATCGGCGGCGAGATGGTCCCGCATGGCAAAGTCGAAGACGCCCTGCATGATGCGGCGAATCTGACCATGCAGACCTTCGCCGTCACCGCCATCCCCGATGCCAAAAAAGGCGAGCGCCTCGCCGTGCTGCACACGTATGACCCCGCGAAGATTCCCGAGCTTGTCGAGAAGCTCGTCGCCGCCGGTCTGCCCAATTTGTTCATCCCGCGAGCGGACCAGTTTCTTAAAGTCGACGCCTTGCCGCTGCTGGGCACGGGCAAGCTCGATCTGCGTGAACTGAAGCGGCGCGCCGCCGAAGCGTTCCCCCCCGCCGGAGCATGA
- a CDS encoding flotillin family protein produces the protein MLHTLTLADLPLGIMLWIGIPVAIILFLTMFFLQRYRRCPSNRILVVYGKTGGQRAAKCIHGGGIMVWPVIQDYMYLSLEPMTIEIDLTSALSKKNIRVNVPSTFTIGISTQPEIMNNAAERLLGLPERDVAAQARDIILGQTRLVIATLSIEEINTDRERFLDLVNKYCGAELNKIGLDVINVNIRDITDESGYIEAIGKKAAAEAINQAKIEVAEANRTGSIGEAGAHREMTVRVAEQQAQAEAGRKQAERDQRIAVAKLESEGVTGEASAKRSQEIAIAEQKARTAEGTKEAEAEQRIKVAELEANAVKGENDSKASIAAYEATLAERQADARRRGDVALANASRDVLLAEKEEEMARLEKEVIAKQMIQRKQIEIEAEAQAEKTRRLAKGEADGILAKYQAEAEGVRAVLEAKAMGYQNLLKICGERVDLAPTLLMVEKMPELVREQVKAIQNLKIDKITVWDSGANGASDGSTANFLKSLIGSLPPMHELAAQAGVELPQVLGHVSEKGDKPSGKPQGK, from the coding sequence ATGCTCCACACACTGACACTCGCCGACCTGCCGCTGGGGATCATGCTCTGGATCGGCATCCCGGTCGCCATCATTCTGTTTTTGACGATGTTCTTCCTGCAGCGCTATCGGCGCTGCCCGTCGAACCGGATTCTCGTCGTGTACGGCAAGACCGGCGGGCAGAGGGCCGCCAAGTGCATCCACGGCGGCGGCATCATGGTCTGGCCCGTCATTCAGGACTACATGTACCTGTCGCTGGAGCCCATGACGATCGAGATTGATCTGACCAGCGCCCTGTCGAAGAAGAACATCCGCGTCAACGTCCCTTCGACGTTCACGATCGGCATCTCGACGCAGCCGGAGATCATGAACAACGCCGCCGAGCGACTCTTGGGTCTGCCCGAGCGCGATGTCGCCGCTCAGGCCCGCGACATCATTCTGGGCCAGACGCGTCTGGTGATCGCCACGCTGAGCATCGAAGAGATCAACACGGACCGCGAGCGCTTCCTTGATCTGGTCAACAAATACTGCGGGGCTGAACTGAACAAGATCGGCCTGGACGTCATCAACGTCAACATCCGCGACATCACCGACGAATCGGGCTACATCGAGGCGATCGGCAAGAAGGCCGCGGCCGAAGCGATCAACCAGGCGAAGATCGAAGTCGCCGAGGCGAACCGCACCGGTTCGATCGGCGAAGCGGGGGCTCATCGCGAGATGACGGTGCGCGTGGCGGAGCAGCAGGCGCAGGCGGAAGCCGGGCGCAAGCAGGCGGAGCGTGATCAGCGCATCGCCGTGGCGAAGCTCGAATCCGAAGGCGTGACGGGCGAAGCGTCGGCGAAGCGTTCGCAGGAAATCGCCATCGCCGAGCAGAAGGCCCGCACGGCCGAGGGCACGAAGGAAGCCGAAGCCGAGCAGCGCATCAAGGTGGCGGAACTCGAAGCCAACGCCGTCAAGGGTGAAAACGACTCGAAGGCGTCGATCGCGGCCTACGAAGCGACGCTCGCCGAGCGTCAGGCCGACGCGCGAAGGCGCGGCGATGTGGCGCTGGCCAACGCGTCGCGCGACGTGCTGCTCGCCGAGAAGGAAGAGGAGATGGCGCGGCTGGAGAAGGAAGTCATCGCCAAACAGATGATCCAGCGCAAGCAGATCGAGATCGAAGCGGAAGCCCAGGCCGAAAAGACCCGTCGACTCGCCAAAGGTGAGGCGGACGGCATTCTGGCCAAGTACCAGGCGGAGGCCGAGGGCGTGCGTGCGGTGCTCGAAGCCAAGGCGATGGGCTACCAGAACCTCCTGAAGATCTGCGGCGAGCGCGTGGACCTGGCGCCGACGCTGCTGATGGTCGAAAAGATGCCCGAACTGGTGCGCGAGCAGGTCAAGGCCATCCAGAACCTCAAGATCGACAAGATCACCGTCTGGGACTCGGGCGCGAACGGCGCCAGCGACGGATCGACCGCCAACTTCCTCAAGAGTCTGATCGGCTCGCTGCCCCCGATGCACGAGCTGGCGGCTCAGGCGGGCGTCGAACTCCCGCAGGTGCTTGGGCATGTGAGCGAAAAAGGCGACAAACCCAGCGGGAAACCGCAGGGTAAATGA
- a CDS encoding MCE family protein, protein MPSGRTLMSESQDTPVAQVVPRRVWRWVWLIPIAAALIVIGLGVYYVMKIGPSITVTFSEGAGIKPGDLLRCRGIVVGSVTDVALINDSTGVAVTLRLDPEAQRIARAGSQFWVERPRLSVSGIAGLETIAGPRYMVVIPGEGAEQDRFVGLDEPPAIEVMDPNGLEIILLADRRGSLRPGAPLLYRGSQIGAVIAVGLASDAASVEVRSYIRPEFTALVRDNSRFWNVSGAEFNLGLTGLSIEVESLAAMVEGGIAMATPDHPGQPVATGHRFNLSQKAEDEWTHWRPALPVGAELLPVGTPRPQMLRATRSVKSTGFFGSSDQTRGWVLPTAGGLLGPADLLKPADSATLEVAGQQYALAADKVTVLGELAMAAVNVTDASAWPAQRMRRMNEAEDCIIVTDAAVRLIPLSASRFRRDGERWTIDPIVSFDPWLHGAAILSRKDGALVGLLMIDKRLGSVALLPNVK, encoded by the coding sequence ATGCCATCTGGGAGGACCCTCATGAGTGAATCACAGGACACGCCGGTGGCGCAGGTCGTGCCGCGGCGCGTTTGGCGCTGGGTGTGGCTCATCCCGATCGCGGCGGCGCTGATCGTGATCGGGCTGGGCGTGTATTACGTGATGAAGATCGGGCCGAGCATTACGGTGACGTTCTCGGAAGGCGCGGGGATCAAGCCGGGCGATCTGTTGCGCTGCCGTGGGATCGTCGTCGGGTCGGTGACGGACGTGGCGCTGATCAATGATTCGACGGGCGTGGCGGTGACATTGCGCTTGGACCCGGAGGCGCAGCGGATCGCGCGGGCGGGTAGTCAGTTCTGGGTGGAGCGGCCTCGGCTGAGTGTGTCGGGGATCGCGGGGCTGGAGACGATCGCCGGGCCGCGCTACATGGTGGTCATTCCCGGCGAAGGGGCGGAGCAGGATCGCTTCGTCGGTCTCGACGAGCCGCCGGCGATCGAGGTGATGGACCCCAACGGTCTGGAGATCATTCTGCTGGCGGACCGGCGCGGAAGTCTGCGGCCGGGCGCGCCGCTGCTGTATCGCGGATCGCAGATCGGCGCGGTCATCGCCGTCGGTCTGGCAAGCGATGCGGCGTCGGTGGAGGTGCGGTCGTATATTCGGCCGGAGTTCACGGCGCTGGTGCGCGACAATTCGCGCTTCTGGAATGTGAGCGGGGCGGAGTTCAATCTGGGGCTGACGGGGTTGAGCATCGAGGTGGAGTCGCTGGCGGCGATGGTCGAAGGGGGCATCGCGATGGCGACGCCGGACCATCCCGGTCAGCCGGTCGCCACGGGTCATCGCTTCAATCTGTCGCAGAAGGCGGAGGACGAATGGACGCACTGGCGGCCGGCGCTGCCGGTGGGCGCGGAGCTGTTGCCGGTCGGCACGCCGCGGCCGCAGATGCTGCGCGCGACGCGGAGCGTGAAGTCGACGGGGTTCTTCGGCTCGTCGGATCAGACGCGCGGATGGGTGCTGCCGACGGCGGGGGGACTGTTGGGTCCGGCGGACCTGCTCAAGCCCGCCGACAGCGCCACGCTCGAAGTCGCCGGTCAGCAGTACGCGCTCGCCGCCGACAAGGTGACGGTGTTGGGCGAACTGGCGATGGCGGCGGTCAATGTGACGGACGCGTCGGCCTGGCCGGCCCAGCGCATGCGCCGCATGAACGAAGCGGAGGACTGCATCATTGTCACCGACGCCGCCGTCCGACTGATCCCGCTCTCGGCGAGCCGCTTCCGGCGCGACGGCGAGCGATGGACCATCGACCCGATCGTCTCGTTCGACCCCTGGCTCCACGGGGCGGCGATCCTCTCGCGCAAGGACGGAGCGCTGGTGGGCCTGCTCATGATCGACAAGCGTCTGGGCTCCGTCGCGCTGCTGCCGAACGTCAAGTAG